Proteins encoded by one window of Cryptococcus gattii WM276 chromosome K, complete sequence:
- a CDS encoding Cytoplasm protein, putative (Similar to TIGR gene model, INSD accession AAW46076.1) has protein sequence MPEQTTISPCCVTGHIHSGNPLGSISIQHGLRTYVSLPCSAHERKAEGQVGKKHDTVILISDIFGIDLVNSKLVADEWAGQGYKVLLPDFFEGDAIPDSLLQSIVPNVRYQAEASALTKAADTAKSAAALGPWLVKHREAVTRPLVEKFVHAVRSDPSTGKIAVVGYCFGARYALLLAQPQSGGKPSVDVVVANHPSFLVLDDVKNIKSTPCIILKGDKDDIMSEDELNKVEEVMTQNLGEKLVVKRFPGAVHGFTIRGDMEDGQEKSQKEQANKDSFEFVAKYFKH, from the exons ATGCCTGAGCAAACCACCATTTCACCCTGCTGCGTCACAGGCC ACATCCACTCCGGAAACCCCCTCGGCTCTATCTCCATCCAACATGGCCTCCGCACCTATGTCTCTCTCCCTTGTTCTGCTCACGAAAGAAAAGCTGAAGGGCAAGTGGGCAAGAAACACGACACAGTCATCTTGATCTCTGATATCTTTGGGATCGACCTCGTCAATTCCAAGCTCGTCGCCGATGAATGGGCCGGCCAAGGGTACAAGGTGCTTTTGCCTGATTTCTTTGAGGGTGATGCTATCCCCGATTCTCTTCTGCAG TCGATCGTGCCGAACGTGAGGTACCAAGCCGAAGCTTCAGCACTCACTAAAGCAGCGGACACCGCGAAGTCGGCCGCTGCTCTTGGTCCTTGGCTCGTCAAGCACCGCGAGGCTG TCACCCGACCGCTTGTAGAGAAATTCGTCCATGCCGTCCGCTCTGACCCATCCACTGGTAAGATCGCCGTCGTCGGCTACTGCTTTGGTGCGCGTTACgccctcctcctcgcccAACCCCAGTCTGGCGGCAAACCCAGTGTAGACGTTGTGGTGGCGAACCacccttctttcctcgtcctcgACGACGTCAAAAACATCAAGTCCACCCCTTGCATCATCCTCAAAGGGGATAAAGATGATATCATGAGTGAAGATGAGTTGAATAAGGTGGAAGAAGTTATGACGCAGAATTTGGGTGAGAAATTGGTGGTCAAGAGGTTCCCTGGGGCAGTGCATGGGTTCACGATAAGAGGTGATATGGAGGATGGGCAGGAAAAGTCGCAAAAGGAGCAGGCAAACAAGGACTCTTTTGAATTCGTTGCAAAGTACTTTAAACACTAg
- a CDS encoding RNA-binding protein sce3, putative (Similar to TIGR gene model, INSD accession AAW46075.1), producing MALHEFFEEAATSGSSWADDDFDLPTAPAAREESGSGLKRGDPGYFESLPDRGSRQATFPGAPAQREELPLPTVPPFTAFIGNLSFEPDVEDEVRAFFNDLDPVSVRIVKDPQGKPKGFGYVEFKTQDGLKQALDRSMSQLQGRTIRVNVAEAPSTSRHPPSAAEEASQWRRSTPLASRESSSQPSRRTGGPSEPAADLDWSVARGAKFTPAAPAAPHSGIRRDSSGPGHAREPRDPGVSDTADQWRSSKPLAEKLDRDVPPHQAGVAPPIVAPSLADTEQTWSRGTKLRTPASTSRQSSADSTPSSGAPQERKKLNLKPRTAGSPSATAATVGAPSSGIFGAAKPVDSAAREKAAEEKLAQREEERRKAREEAEKQKAAAGDKPVEGEKLGWREEKLRSIKAAQDKVAGKPAAAAGTTGGSRKGSADKGKKDEQGFEQVQPSRKSSQTGSTAENKPKKDYSTRPQFSFAAAAGSMRNSLVEDKDEEDVAKGVEEVKI from the exons ATGGCTCTGCACGAGTTCTTTGAAGAAGCCG CTACCAGCGGCTCTTCGTGGGCTGACGACGATTTTGACCTCCCCACCGCAC CCGCCGCGCGTGAGGAGTCTGGATCTGGTCTCAAGAGGGGCGACCCCGGATACTTTGAATCCCTCCCTGACCGAGGCTCTCGTCAAGCCACGTTTCCCGGTGCCCCCGCCCAGCGCGAAGAACTTCCTCTCCCCACTGTGCCTCCCTTCACCGCTTTCATTGGTAACCTCTCTTTTGAGCCTGATGTTGAAGATGAGGTACGAGCTTTCTTCAACGACCTCGACCCTGTTAGTGTGAGAATCGTCAAGGACCCTCAGGGTAAGCCCAAAGGCTTTGGATATGTGGAATTCAAGACCCAAGATGGTTTGAAGCAGGCTCTGGATAGGAGTATGTCTCAGTTGCAGGGTAGGACCATTCGCGTGAATGTAGCCGAGGCTC CTTCCACTTCTCGTCACCCCCCTTCTGCCGCCGAGGAAGCTAGCCAGTGGCGACGATCCACCCCTCTTGCGTCTCGCGAATCCTCTTCCCAACCTTCCCGCCGAACCGGCGGCCCCTCCGAGCCCGCTGCCGATTTGGACTGGTCCGTCGCCCGAGGCGCCAAATTCACCCCTGCCGCTCCCGCCGCTCCCCATTCTGGTATTCGACGCGATTCTTCTGGCCCAGGTCACGCTCGTGAGCCCCGTGACCCTGGAGTGAGCGATACCGCCGACCAATGGAGGAGTAGCAAGCCTCTAGCCGAGAAGCTCGATCGCGACGTACCTCCTCACCAAGCCGGTGTGGCACCTCCTATCGTGGCTCCCAGCCTTGCGGATACTGAGCAAACTTGGTCAAGAGGTACTAAGCTTCGAACGCCTGCTAGTACTTCCCGTCAAAGTTCTGCTGACTCTACCCCTTCTTCTGGCGCGCCTcaagagaggaagaaacTTAACCTCAAACCCCGAACTGCTGGCTCACCCTCTGCCACCGCCGCCACCGTTGGTGCCCCGTCTTCTGGCATCTTCGGCGCTGCCAAGCCCGTCGATTCTGCTGCTAGGGAAAAGGCTGCGGAGGAGAAGCTCGCCCAGCgtgaagaggagaggagaaaggCAAGGGAAGAGGCGGAGAAGCAAAAAGCTGCTGCCGGAGACAAACCTGTTGAGGGTGAGAAGTTGGGATGGAGGGAAGAAAAGTTGAGGTCTATCAAGGCCGCTCAGGACAAGGTTGCCGGTAAGCCCGCCGCCGCTGCCGGTACCACCGGTGGGAGTCGAAAGGGTTCTGCGGACAAGGGCAAGAAGGACGAACAAGGTTTTGAGCAAGTCCAACCCTCTCGTAAATCATCCCAAACCGGATCGACTGCGGAGAACAAGCCCAAGAAGGATTACTCTACCAGGCCGCAGTTCTCTTTTGCGGCGGCTGCGGGCTCGATGAGGAACAGTTTGGTAGAAGAcaaggatgaggaagatgtGGCCAAGGGCGTTGAGGAGGTCAAGATTTAA